One part of the Halopenitus persicus genome encodes these proteins:
- a CDS encoding pyridoxamine 5'-phosphate oxidase family protein, with translation MTTQPSDDRPIEGETMSDAAIDAALQSHGAGVLALADGNDAYAIPISFGYDAGRVVFVYWQFGAESRKVAFTEATDRACLTVVEHRSPTDWRSVIVRGPLSPIEPDERTTVGKLMDENAWVPDLSVLEARRLSPIPYELSIEEATGLRGADADPLLE, from the coding sequence ATGACGACGCAGCCATCCGACGACCGGCCGATCGAGGGCGAGACGATGAGCGACGCGGCGATCGATGCCGCCCTTCAGTCACACGGCGCGGGCGTACTCGCGCTCGCGGACGGAAACGACGCGTACGCCATCCCGATCTCGTTCGGCTATGACGCCGGTCGGGTCGTCTTCGTCTACTGGCAGTTCGGCGCCGAGAGCCGGAAGGTCGCGTTCACGGAGGCGACCGACCGCGCGTGTCTGACCGTCGTCGAGCACCGGTCGCCGACCGACTGGCGGAGCGTCATCGTTCGCGGGCCGCTGTCCCCGATCGAGCCCGACGAGCGAACGACCGTCGGGAAGCTGATGGACGAGAACGCCTGGGTGCCGGACCTGTCGGTTCTCGAGGCGCGTCGCCTGTCGCCCATCCCCTACGAGCTGTCGATCGAGGAGGCCACCGGGCTCCGCGGAGCGGACGCCGACCCGTTGCTGGAGTAG
- a CDS encoding M50 family metallopeptidase — translation MRGIKIGTAFGIPIRLNWTFLLVLPFFAFLIGQDISMIASTIGGALPVTIDVENLSGGSLPWVLGLASALGLFVGVLLHEFGHSLVAMRYGYEIDSITLWLLGGLASFTEFPEDWRHEFWIAIAGPVVSILVGVGCYALLLLTSGIPSGSLGFPGGIDAVRFVFGYLAVLNVVLAVFNMLPAFPMDGGRVLRALLARNAPHAEATQRAAAIGKAFAFVLAIVGLFSNWFLIFLALFIYIAASGEAQQTTLNAAFEGVTVADVMTPAPELDVVTEETTVAELIDRMFRERHTGFPVMDGEVLVGMVTLEDARGVAEVERDAYRVEDVMEVDLVTVSPDTEAMDALQTMQRNGVGRLPVVDGDGDLVGLVSRTDLMTAFNVIRNSGRPTAVTGRALGGDRGVPSVER, via the coding sequence ATGCGAGGCATCAAGATCGGGACCGCCTTCGGCATCCCGATCAGACTCAATTGGACGTTCCTGCTTGTCCTGCCCTTCTTCGCCTTTCTGATCGGCCAGGACATCTCGATGATCGCGTCGACGATCGGCGGCGCGCTCCCGGTGACGATCGACGTCGAGAACCTCTCGGGCGGCTCGCTGCCGTGGGTCCTCGGGCTCGCCTCCGCGCTCGGGCTGTTCGTCGGCGTCCTGCTCCACGAGTTCGGGCACTCGCTGGTGGCGATGCGGTACGGCTACGAGATCGACTCGATCACGCTGTGGCTGCTCGGCGGGCTCGCCAGCTTCACGGAGTTCCCCGAGGACTGGCGCCACGAGTTCTGGATCGCGATCGCCGGCCCGGTCGTCTCGATCCTGGTCGGGGTCGGCTGTTACGCCCTCCTCCTGCTCACGAGCGGCATCCCGTCGGGGTCGCTCGGCTTTCCGGGCGGGATCGACGCGGTCCGGTTCGTCTTCGGCTATCTGGCGGTGTTGAACGTCGTCCTCGCGGTGTTCAACATGCTGCCGGCGTTCCCGATGGACGGCGGCCGGGTCCTCCGGGCGCTGCTCGCGCGGAACGCGCCGCACGCGGAGGCGACCCAGCGCGCCGCCGCGATCGGGAAGGCCTTTGCGTTCGTGCTCGCGATCGTGGGGCTGTTCTCCAACTGGTTCCTCATCTTCCTCGCGCTGTTCATCTACATCGCGGCCTCCGGCGAGGCACAGCAGACGACCCTCAACGCCGCCTTCGAGGGGGTCACGGTCGCCGACGTGATGACCCCGGCGCCCGAGCTCGACGTCGTCACGGAGGAGACGACCGTCGCCGAGCTGATCGACCGGATGTTTCGCGAGCGCCACACCGGGTTTCCCGTGATGGACGGCGAGGTCCTCGTCGGAATGGTGACGCTGGAGGACGCCCGCGGAGTCGCCGAGGTCGAACGCGACGCCTACCGCGTCGAGGACGTGATGGAGGTCGACCTGGTGACGGTCTCGCCGGACACCGAGGCGATGGACGCGCTCCAGACGATGCAGCGCAACGGCGTCGGACGCCTCCCGGTCGTCGACGGGGACGGGGATCTGGTCGGACTCGTCTCGCGGACCGACCTGATGACGGCGTTCAACGTCATCCGGAACAGCGGCCGCCCGACGGCGGTAACCGGCCGCGCGCTGGGCGGCGATCGCGGCGTGCCCTCGGTCGAACGGTAA
- a CDS encoding prenyltransferase, which yields MTSSEPVGEDDADAAPPAPAPTARDRLRYLLVLSRPRFWFYLAGPVVVGVAFGAGSVPELVAPPALVLFGYFLVPANVLLYGVNDRFDAEIDAENPKKAAAEGREARWRGDRVVTAAMVAAGVLGLVTVAVTPSIAWPYLVGFFLLAVGYSAPPVRFKTTPLLDSAANGLYVLPGAAAYTAVSGTHPPVAALAGAWTWAMAMHTFSAIPDIEPDRAAGIRTTATVLGERRTYGYCAGCWTLAAAAFALIDPRIGALLGVYPAFVVGVATTGVAVDRAYWWFPALNTVVGTLLTIGGLTRIVSPAEAWDLLEMRALIGVIVSVA from the coding sequence GTGACGTCGAGCGAGCCGGTCGGGGAGGACGACGCCGACGCAGCGCCCCCCGCGCCCGCACCGACTGCTCGCGACCGGCTTCGGTACCTGCTGGTGCTGTCGCGGCCCCGGTTCTGGTTCTATCTGGCCGGGCCGGTCGTCGTGGGCGTCGCCTTCGGCGCCGGTTCCGTCCCGGAGCTGGTCGCCCCGCCCGCGCTCGTCCTGTTCGGCTACTTCCTCGTGCCGGCCAACGTCCTGCTGTACGGCGTCAACGACCGGTTCGACGCGGAGATCGACGCCGAGAACCCGAAGAAGGCGGCCGCGGAGGGACGCGAGGCGCGGTGGCGCGGCGATCGAGTCGTCACCGCCGCGATGGTCGCGGCCGGCGTGCTGGGACTCGTGACGGTCGCCGTGACGCCGTCGATCGCGTGGCCGTACCTCGTCGGCTTCTTCCTCCTCGCGGTCGGCTACAGCGCGCCGCCGGTCCGGTTCAAGACGACGCCGCTTCTCGACTCGGCCGCGAACGGCCTGTACGTCCTGCCGGGCGCGGCCGCCTACACGGCGGTGTCGGGAACCCACCCCCCGGTGGCCGCCCTCGCCGGCGCCTGGACGTGGGCGATGGCGATGCACACGTTCTCGGCGATCCCCGACATCGAACCCGACCGGGCGGCGGGGATCCGAACGACCGCGACCGTGCTGGGCGAGCGGCGGACCTACGGCTACTGTGCCGGCTGTTGGACGCTTGCGGCGGCCGCGTTCGCACTCATCGATCCCCGGATCGGGGCGCTGTTGGGCGTCTACCCGGCCTTCGTCGTCGGCGTCGCGACGACCGGCGTGGCGGTCGACCGGGCCTACTGGTGGTTCCCGGCGCTCAACACCGTCGTCGGCACGCTCCTCACGATCGGCGGCCTGACCCGGATCGTGAGCCCGGCGGAAGCGTGGGACCTGCTCGAAATGCGGGCCCTCATCGGGGTGATCGTGAGTGTCGCGTGA
- a CDS encoding coaE operon protein, with product MIYSIDVRIEAPVNDTEVTDRVADAVRNVFPEADLEFRDRRLIAETHTLDPFSDVLHDQEILDTARRVFFETADEDGFEFAIKKQPAFEGVVTFAVGAPDELGDIAVSVTVREPDVESFIDHVAPRTEDGVPIDPDV from the coding sequence GTGATCTACAGCATCGACGTACGGATCGAGGCGCCGGTCAACGACACGGAGGTGACCGACCGGGTCGCCGACGCGGTCCGGAACGTCTTCCCGGAGGCCGACCTGGAGTTTCGCGACCGGCGACTGATCGCGGAGACGCACACGCTCGATCCCTTCTCCGACGTGCTCCACGACCAGGAGATCCTCGATACGGCCCGTCGCGTGTTCTTCGAGACCGCCGACGAGGACGGGTTCGAGTTCGCGATCAAGAAGCAGCCGGCCTTCGAGGGCGTCGTCACCTTCGCGGTCGGCGCGCCGGACGAGCTCGGCGACATCGCGGTGTCGGTGACGGTCCGGGAGCCGGACGTGGAGTCCTTCATCGACCACGTCGCCCCGCGGACCGAGGACGGCGTGCCGATCGATCCGGACGTTTGA
- a CDS encoding phytoene desaturase family protein has product MDVDPEIDSLAGESVVVIGGGFGGLSTACYLADAGADVTLLEKNEQLGGRASRLETDGFRFDMGPSWYLMPDVFERFFGHFDRSPSDYYSISRLDPHYRVFWKDGDRVDVGPDREANKELFESYEPGAGKALERYLEEAEYTYEVGMEHFVYEDRPRLRDYVDRDVLRHAHGLSLLGSMQDHVEGYFEHPKLQQLMQYSLVFLGGSPTNTPGLYNLMSHVDFNMGVYYPDGGIGAVVDAIVDLGAELGVEYVRNAEATAIEGRRGGFAVDAANGERYLADLVVSDADYAHTERELLPPNKRQYTDEYWESRTYAPSAFLIYLGVEGDVPELAHHTLVLPTEWAQHFDRIFETPEWPRDPAYYLCVPSKTDDTVAPAGHSNLFALVPIAPGLDDDPETRAWYRDLILEDVAEHTGTDLRDRIVVEETFSVSDFADRYNSYRGSALGLAHTLRQTSLLRPPHVSEAVDGLYFTGSYTTPGIGVPMCLISGQLTAEYVTGS; this is encoded by the coding sequence ATGGACGTGGATCCGGAGATCGACTCGCTTGCGGGCGAGTCGGTCGTCGTCATCGGCGGCGGATTCGGCGGCCTCTCGACGGCCTGTTACCTGGCCGACGCCGGCGCCGACGTGACCCTCCTCGAGAAGAACGAGCAGCTCGGCGGCCGGGCCAGCCGGCTGGAGACCGACGGGTTCCGGTTCGACATGGGCCCGTCGTGGTACCTGATGCCCGACGTCTTCGAGCGGTTCTTCGGCCACTTCGACCGGTCGCCGTCCGACTACTACTCGATCTCCCGGCTGGACCCGCATTACCGTGTCTTCTGGAAGGACGGGGATCGCGTGGACGTGGGGCCCGACCGCGAGGCGAACAAGGAACTGTTCGAGTCCTACGAGCCTGGCGCCGGCAAGGCGCTCGAACGATACCTCGAGGAGGCGGAGTACACCTACGAGGTCGGGATGGAGCATTTCGTCTACGAGGACCGCCCGCGGCTGCGGGACTACGTCGACCGCGACGTCCTCCGGCACGCCCACGGGCTCTCGCTGCTCGGCTCGATGCAGGACCACGTCGAGGGATACTTCGAGCATCCGAAGCTCCAGCAGCTGATGCAGTATTCGCTCGTGTTTCTCGGCGGGTCGCCCACGAACACGCCGGGACTGTACAACCTGATGAGCCACGTCGATTTCAATATGGGCGTCTACTATCCCGACGGCGGGATCGGCGCGGTCGTCGACGCGATCGTCGACCTCGGCGCGGAGCTGGGCGTGGAGTACGTGAGGAACGCCGAGGCCACCGCGATCGAGGGGCGTCGCGGCGGGTTCGCGGTCGACGCCGCGAACGGCGAGCGGTACCTCGCCGATCTGGTCGTCTCGGACGCCGATTACGCCCACACCGAGCGGGAGCTGCTGCCGCCGAACAAACGGCAGTACACCGACGAGTACTGGGAGTCCCGGACGTATGCGCCGTCGGCGTTTCTGATCTATCTCGGCGTCGAGGGCGACGTCCCCGAGCTGGCCCATCATACGCTCGTCCTGCCCACCGAGTGGGCGCAGCACTTCGATCGGATCTTCGAGACCCCGGAGTGGCCACGCGACCCCGCCTACTACCTCTGTGTCCCCTCGAAGACCGACGACACGGTGGCTCCCGCGGGCCACAGCAACCTCTTCGCGTTGGTGCCGATCGCCCCCGGATTGGACGACGACCCGGAGACGCGGGCGTGGTATCGGGACCTGATCCTGGAGGACGTCGCCGAGCATACGGGGACTGACCTGCGCGACCGGATCGTCGTCGAGGAGACGTTCTCGGTGAGTGACTTCGCCGACCGATACAACAGCTACCGGGGGTCGGCGCTCGGGCTCGCGCACACGCTCCGGCAGACGTCGCTGCTCCGGCCGCCGCACGTCTCCGAGGCGGTCGACGGGCTCTACTTCACCGGCTCGTACACCACGCCGGGGATCGGCGTCCCGATGTGTCTCATCAGCGGCCAACTGACCGCCGAGTACGTGACGGGATCGTGA
- a CDS encoding HNH endonuclease — MVLCSRSCHARWLSESFTGEGHPNWRGGGSDRNYGPGWAAVRRRALERDGHACVICGTTRDELGRNPDVHHLLPVRLFAESDRHTVADAHYLGNVVTLCPGCHRRAEYDGITETRLREAAALTG; from the coding sequence GTGGTTCTGTGCAGCCGTTCGTGTCACGCCCGGTGGCTCTCGGAGTCGTTCACGGGCGAGGGCCATCCGAACTGGAGGGGTGGGGGAAGCGACCGAAACTACGGGCCGGGCTGGGCGGCGGTTCGCCGGCGGGCGCTCGAGCGGGACGGCCACGCCTGCGTGATCTGTGGCACGACGCGGGACGAGCTGGGACGCAATCCCGACGTCCATCACCTCCTGCCGGTGCGGCTGTTCGCGGAGTCGGACCGGCATACGGTCGCCGACGCCCATTACCTCGGAAACGTCGTCACGCTGTGTCCGGGATGCCATCGACGGGCCGAATACGATGGGATCACCGAAACCCGGCTCCGCGAGGCGGCCGCGCTGACCGGATGA
- a CDS encoding AAA family ATPase yields MRVIGTVGLPGSGKGEAATVADEAGIPVVVMGDVIREACRNRGLDPAEHHGRIAGTLREEEGPDAIAARTVPRIREAIADADSGGDDDASDADTVLVDGLRSPVELERFQEAFGDDFTLVAIRAPFDVRAKRLAERGRDAADADVEALRERDERELELGLGEVIEAADVEIDNTESLSAFRDRVRDLLGVEAASADAADADDTDDAADTDDAADTDDAAAGDAVRTDRANRGGGA; encoded by the coding sequence ATGCGAGTCATCGGTACCGTCGGGCTTCCCGGAAGCGGGAAGGGGGAAGCGGCGACGGTCGCGGACGAGGCTGGGATCCCGGTCGTCGTGATGGGCGACGTGATCCGCGAGGCGTGTCGAAACCGCGGGCTCGACCCGGCCGAACACCACGGCCGGATCGCCGGCACGCTCCGCGAGGAGGAGGGCCCGGACGCGATCGCGGCCCGAACCGTCCCCCGGATCCGGGAGGCGATCGCGGACGCGGACTCGGGCGGGGACGACGACGCGAGCGACGCCGACACGGTGCTCGTCGACGGGCTCCGGTCGCCGGTCGAGCTCGAACGGTTCCAGGAGGCGTTCGGCGACGACTTCACGCTCGTGGCGATCCGGGCCCCCTTCGACGTCCGCGCGAAACGGCTCGCGGAACGCGGCCGCGACGCGGCGGACGCGGACGTCGAGGCCCTCCGGGAGCGCGACGAGCGGGAGCTCGAGCTGGGCCTCGGCGAGGTGATCGAGGCGGCCGACGTCGAGATCGACAACACCGAGTCGTTGTCGGCGTTCCGTGACCGGGTCCGGGACCTGCTCGGAGTCGAAGCGGCGAGCGCTGACGCGGCCGATGCTGACGACACCGACGACGCGGCCGACACCGACGACGCGGCCGACACCGACGACGCGGCCGCCGGCGATGCCGTCCGGACCGACCGGGCCAACCGGGGTGGTGGAGCGTGA
- a CDS encoding sodium-dependent transporter, whose amino-acid sequence MTRSTWRTRIGFILAAVGSAVGIGNIWRFPWLTAENGGAAFLTVYLLLVVGVGVPGLIGEFVIGRRSNRNPVGAFDELAGRWFRPLGAIALFASTVILSFYSVVGGWILRYTVASTTGAYFTAPQEYFAAIDYGLGAVGFHVLFLAMTVAIVYLGVERGIELSTTVMVPGIVVLFGALAVWASTLPGAGGGYDFYLSLDVAYLRENLFSVLPAAAGQALFTLSVGAGTMLTYSSYLGEDRSLAADGTLIAVLNTAIGVLAGLVIFPLLFSLGVSPGQGGPGALFVGLAGAFAELPYSRLVGVVFFGVVLLAALSSAISILEVLVAYLVDEHGLSRQRATLGTGGLFVLTGSVAALSPSVFALLADTLANVVLTAGLLGFLLFDGWVLGRIAREEYARGAGPIARLFELPWYYAIAVVLPVFLAFTLVTGVGGILGVDVSTGGAAAVALLGVVGAILALRRRATPA is encoded by the coding sequence ATGACGAGATCCACGTGGCGGACCCGAATCGGGTTCATCCTGGCCGCCGTCGGAAGCGCGGTCGGCATCGGGAACATCTGGCGGTTCCCGTGGTTGACCGCCGAAAACGGCGGCGCGGCGTTCCTGACGGTGTATCTCCTGTTGGTGGTCGGGGTCGGCGTCCCGGGACTCATCGGCGAGTTCGTGATCGGTCGCCGCAGCAACCGCAACCCGGTCGGAGCCTTCGACGAGCTTGCCGGCCGGTGGTTTCGCCCGCTCGGCGCGATCGCGCTGTTCGCGTCGACCGTGATCCTCTCGTTCTACTCGGTCGTCGGCGGCTGGATCCTCCGGTACACGGTCGCGAGCACGACCGGCGCGTACTTCACGGCGCCCCAGGAGTACTTCGCCGCGATCGATTACGGGCTCGGCGCCGTTGGCTTTCACGTCCTCTTTCTGGCGATGACCGTCGCCATCGTCTACCTCGGCGTCGAGCGCGGGATCGAGCTGTCGACGACGGTGATGGTGCCGGGGATCGTCGTCCTCTTCGGCGCGCTCGCGGTCTGGGCGTCGACGCTGCCGGGTGCCGGCGGCGGCTACGACTTCTACCTCTCGCTGGACGTCGCGTACCTGCGTGAGAACCTCTTCAGCGTACTTCCGGCCGCGGCCGGACAGGCGCTGTTCACCCTCTCGGTCGGCGCCGGCACGATGCTCACCTACTCCTCGTATCTCGGCGAGGACCGGTCGCTGGCCGCCGACGGTACCCTGATCGCCGTCCTCAACACCGCGATCGGCGTGCTCGCCGGCCTGGTCATCTTCCCGCTGCTGTTCTCGTTGGGCGTTTCGCCCGGCCAGGGCGGTCCGGGTGCGCTGTTCGTGGGTCTCGCCGGCGCGTTCGCCGAGCTTCCCTACAGCCGCCTCGTCGGCGTCGTCTTCTTCGGCGTCGTCCTGCTGGCCGCCCTCTCCTCGGCGATCAGCATCCTCGAGGTGCTCGTGGCCTACCTCGTCGACGAACACGGCCTCTCTCGGCAACGAGCGACCCTCGGAACGGGCGGACTCTTTGTACTCACCGGCAGCGTTGCCGCCCTCTCGCCGTCGGTCTTCGCGTTGCTCGCCGACACGCTCGCGAACGTCGTCCTCACGGCCGGGCTCCTCGGGTTCCTGCTGTTCGACGGCTGGGTGCTCGGACGGATCGCCCGCGAGGAGTACGCACGCGGCGCCGGGCCGATCGCCCGTCTCTTCGAGCTCCCGTGGTACTACGCGATCGCCGTCGTTCTGCCGGTCTTTCTCGCGTTCACGCTGGTCACCGGCGTCGGTGGTATCCTCGGGGTCGACGTCTCGACCGGCGGGGCCGCTGCGGTCGCGCTCCTCGGCGTCGTCGGCGCGATCCTCGCGCTTCGTCGGCGCGCCACTCCCGCGTGA
- the hmgB gene encoding hydroxymethylglutaryl-CoA synthase yields the protein MTAVGIDAIEIRTGKLQLDLPNTFAPRKGEDPEKYTKGLGLETSSFPDVYEDIVTMGANAAKRLLDRKGIEPDEIGRIDVATESAFDHSKPVSTYIAGCLEQVYDGDFRHANKGERKFACVSGTQAIDDAYNWIRAGRNRGRAALVIATDTALYERGDPGEATQGAGAVAMLVTEDPSIVELSTDQGYGSMDETDFLKPNQQFPSVDGKRSMQVYLARMREALEDYESVAGAVEPDTVAYAPFHTPFPGMVRKAGLFAYRHITRNTPVEDELADAIGRQPREADYESREAYEEAISEYMDALKGTDRYREWYAATIEPTLELSRVVGNWYTGSVHLARTSALRHAAERGLDEEFVGERLLVGSYGSGAQAEIHSETVQPGWREEIEAIDIDEQLSSRYDLSFEEYTQVHEVHDYDKSVDVEEFTVPDGEFVFTGWGRMNERTYEYVE from the coding sequence ATGACTGCCGTCGGCATCGACGCGATCGAGATCCGAACGGGCAAGCTACAGCTCGACCTGCCGAACACCTTCGCGCCGCGCAAGGGCGAGGACCCCGAGAAGTACACCAAGGGGCTGGGCCTCGAGACGTCCTCGTTCCCGGACGTCTACGAGGACATCGTCACGATGGGGGCCAACGCGGCCAAGCGGTTGCTGGACCGAAAGGGGATCGAGCCTGACGAGATCGGCCGGATCGACGTCGCGACCGAGTCGGCCTTCGACCACTCGAAGCCGGTGTCGACGTACATCGCGGGCTGTCTCGAGCAGGTCTACGACGGCGACTTCAGACACGCCAACAAGGGCGAGCGGAAGTTCGCCTGCGTTTCCGGTACCCAGGCGATCGACGACGCCTACAACTGGATCCGCGCCGGACGCAACCGCGGGCGGGCGGCGCTGGTGATCGCGACGGACACGGCGCTGTACGAGCGCGGCGACCCGGGTGAGGCCACCCAGGGGGCGGGCGCGGTCGCGATGCTCGTCACCGAGGATCCCTCGATCGTCGAACTGTCCACGGATCAGGGCTACGGGAGCATGGACGAGACCGACTTTCTCAAGCCGAACCAGCAGTTCCCCAGCGTCGACGGCAAGCGCTCGATGCAGGTGTACCTCGCGCGGATGCGCGAGGCGCTCGAGGACTACGAGTCGGTCGCCGGCGCCGTGGAGCCCGACACAGTCGCGTACGCCCCGTTCCACACGCCGTTCCCGGGGATGGTCCGCAAGGCCGGTCTCTTCGCCTACCGGCACATCACGCGTAACACTCCGGTCGAGGACGAGCTGGCCGACGCCATCGGGCGCCAGCCCCGGGAGGCCGACTACGAGTCCCGGGAGGCCTACGAGGAGGCGATCAGCGAGTACATGGACGCGCTCAAGGGAACCGACCGGTACCGGGAGTGGTACGCCGCCACGATCGAGCCGACCCTCGAGCTCTCGCGGGTCGTCGGCAACTGGTATACGGGATCGGTCCACCTCGCCCGCACCAGCGCGCTGCGGCACGCGGCCGAGCGCGGTCTCGACGAGGAGTTCGTCGGCGAGCGCCTACTGGTCGGCTCGTACGGCTCCGGCGCGCAGGCGGAGATCCACTCCGAGACGGTCCAGCCCGGCTGGCGCGAGGAGATCGAGGCGATCGACATCGACGAGCAGCTCTCGTCACGGTACGACCTGTCCTTCGAGGAGTACACGCAGGTCCACGAGGTCCACGATTACGACAAGTCGGTCGACGTCGAGGAGTTCACCGTGCCTGACGGCGAGTTCGTCTTCACCGGCTGGGGCCGGATGAACGAGCGCACCTACGAATACGTCGAGTAG
- a CDS encoding sodium-dependent transporter produces MSQRETWATRVGFVLAAIGSAVGLGNLWQFPFKTATNGGAAFVVFYLAAVFLIGFPAMLSEFVLGRRTKRNAIDAFGRLGSGPWRVAGALAVVTGFWILSYYNVVGGWVLRYILGSVNGAYFANPGEYFAAVSAGPGAVLAQAVFLAIVVGIVALGIEDGIEKATKVMVPSIVVLMVALAIWVSTLPGSGEGYAFFLSPDLSTMVANAGSIIPFAVGQAFFTLSLGMAIMITYSSYVGRDDNLILDGGSVVITNTLVGILAGLVVFPILLTIGAGADITTETGGAGALFVATAAGFGSVPFGRLFGVVFFAVVFIAALSSAISLLEVTVSYANDNYDVPRPALSVAIGVALFLLGVPSAWNTGWLTWFDNIAYQLLLPLSVLLTVLFVGWVLGREAVDELLSGAEAYATFGTVWIWTIRLVVVGGVLLTLALGINELFLVEDAAFFAPF; encoded by the coding sequence ATGTCACAACGAGAAACCTGGGCGACCCGCGTCGGGTTCGTCCTCGCGGCGATCGGTAGCGCGGTCGGACTCGGGAACCTCTGGCAGTTCCCGTTCAAGACGGCGACCAACGGCGGTGCGGCGTTCGTCGTCTTCTACCTCGCTGCCGTCTTCCTGATCGGCTTCCCGGCGATGCTCTCCGAGTTCGTGCTCGGCCGCCGGACGAAACGAAACGCGATCGACGCGTTCGGGCGACTCGGATCCGGACCCTGGCGGGTCGCCGGCGCGCTCGCGGTGGTCACCGGCTTCTGGATCCTCTCGTACTACAACGTCGTCGGCGGGTGGGTCCTGCGGTACATCCTCGGCAGCGTGAACGGCGCGTACTTCGCGAACCCCGGCGAGTACTTCGCCGCCGTCTCCGCCGGTCCCGGCGCGGTCCTCGCGCAGGCCGTCTTCCTGGCGATCGTCGTCGGGATCGTCGCGCTCGGCATCGAGGACGGTATCGAGAAGGCGACGAAAGTGATGGTCCCGAGCATCGTCGTCCTGATGGTCGCGCTGGCGATCTGGGTCTCGACGCTGCCCGGTTCCGGCGAGGGATACGCCTTCTTCCTGTCGCCGGATCTCTCGACGATGGTCGCAAACGCCGGCAGCATCATCCCGTTCGCGGTCGGGCAGGCGTTCTTCACCCTCTCGCTCGGGATGGCGATCATGATCACCTACTCCTCGTACGTCGGCCGCGACGACAACCTCATCCTCGACGGCGGGTCGGTCGTCATCACGAACACGCTCGTGGGAATCCTCGCCGGCCTCGTCGTCTTCCCGATCCTGCTGACGATCGGTGCGGGGGCGGACATCACGACCGAGACCGGCGGCGCCGGCGCCCTGTTCGTCGCCACCGCTGCCGGGTTCGGGTCGGTGCCGTTCGGCCGCCTCTTCGGCGTCGTCTTCTTCGCCGTCGTGTTCATCGCCGCGCTCTCCTCGGCGATCAGCCTCCTCGAGGTGACGGTCTCGTACGCCAACGACAATTATGACGTTCCGCGACCGGCCCTCTCGGTCGCCATCGGCGTCGCGCTCTTCCTGCTCGGCGTTCCCTCCGCGTGGAACACCGGCTGGCTGACCTGGTTCGACAACATCGCCTACCAGCTCCTGCTCCCGCTGTCGGTGCTGCTCACCGTCCTGTTCGTCGGCTGGGTGCTGGGACGGGAGGCCGTCGACGAGCTGCTCTCGGGCGCCGAGGCGTACGCGACGTTCGGCACGGTCTGGATCTGGACGATCCGGCTCGTGGTCGTCGGCGGCGTCCTCCTCACGCTCGCGCTCGGGATCAACGAGCTGTTCCTCGTCGAGGACGCGGCCTTCTTCGCCCCGTTCTGA
- a CDS encoding dihydrodipicolinate synthase family protein, giving the protein MNVREQLTGITAPIVTPFTDGGVDANSGATDDGESAVDEQALVALLDHLEAGGIDGVFPCGTTGEFPSLTAAERRRVIEVTAETVDVPVIAGAAATNVPDTVAAIEAAEAAGADAAAVVAPYFATATAPAGNRRVFETVLDRSPLPVLLYNIPQCVGTRIEPETVAAVADHDRAIGIKDSSGDLAYFSRLVRETPDAFRCLQGYDALLVPALRAGGDGGINALSNVVPRVLRAAFEHAEDPRGRELQQGAISPLFEACTDHGFAPATKAALAHRGVVSNADVRPPLLPVADRSTIGDRVDAACAALEN; this is encoded by the coding sequence ATGAACGTCCGAGAGCAACTCACCGGGATCACCGCGCCGATCGTCACGCCGTTCACCGACGGCGGGGTCGACGCCAACTCCGGAGCCACCGACGACGGTGAGTCCGCCGTCGACGAGCAGGCGCTCGTCGCCCTCCTCGATCACCTCGAGGCGGGCGGGATCGACGGGGTCTTTCCGTGCGGAACGACCGGGGAGTTCCCGAGCCTGACCGCCGCCGAGCGCCGCCGCGTGATCGAAGTGACCGCGGAGACGGTCGACGTGCCGGTGATCGCCGGGGCCGCCGCCACGAACGTGCCGGACACGGTCGCCGCGATCGAGGCGGCCGAGGCGGCCGGCGCCGACGCGGCCGCCGTGGTCGCGCCGTACTTCGCGACCGCGACCGCGCCGGCGGGGAACCGTCGGGTGTTCGAGACGGTGCTCGACCGGTCGCCGCTTCCCGTGCTGTTATACAACATTCCGCAGTGCGTCGGCACCCGGATCGAGCCCGAAACGGTGGCCGCGGTCGCCGACCACGATCGGGCGATCGGGATCAAGGACTCCAGCGGCGACCTGGCGTACTTCTCGCGGCTCGTCCGGGAGACGCCCGACGCGTTCCGGTGTCTCCAGGGATACGACGCGCTGTTGGTTCCCGCGCTCCGGGCCGGCGGCGACGGCGGGATCAACGCGCTCTCGAACGTCGTGCCGCGGGTCCTCCGAGCGGCGTTCGAACACGCCGAGGACCCCCGTGGTCGTGAACTCCAGCAGGGCGCGATCAGCCCGCTCTTCGAGGCGTGTACCGACCACGGGTTCGCTCCCGCGACCAAGGCGGCGCTGGCACACCGCGGCGTGGTTTCGAACGCCGACGTCCGGCCACCCCTGCTACCGGTCGCCGACCGGTCCACGATCGGCGACCGGGTCGACGCGGCGTGCGCGGCGCTCGAGAACTGA